Below is a genomic region from Primulina eburnea isolate SZY01 chromosome 9, ASM2296580v1, whole genome shotgun sequence.
ATTAATAAAATACTTACTATATCTTAAAGTCTTGTATTTTCACCAGATTATTTTCTTAACTATTTATTGACAGTAGAGATAAGAATCTCACGAAatctcaataataaaataatatatctcAAATCCAAAATTAAACACATTGAATTGGTaggtttaaaaattaaaatagtaaTAACTTGCGGTAAATATAGTCAATATTTGGACACTCAAAGGCCAAAGCTCTTTTTACAAATTTCacgaggaaaaaaaattaattaaataaataaatagtcaaTTAAACCAACTccaatatcaaatcaatgcaatcatttttaaaaatgtttaattcttttaaaagaaataatttttaaattttgtaaaaaaaaattaaattgaatCAGGCGGAACCAGGACCAGGACTCATAAGTCAATCGGAATCGAACTAGGACCATCGGTTCCATAACCCGGCCCTTAACGAGCCACGAACGGGCCTAGTTAAGGGTCGGGAATTTTCTCATCGGACTAAATCTGACCCGTGACGAGGTCTATATATAGGAATGCGAATTCGAGCGTATGATAATCAACAATCAGACAAGTTGGGAAGCTTCACAATTCATGTTACACATATGGGTGCAAACGAATCGAATCAAGTCACATATCACGAAAATTTGAAGCTCAAATTCCGATCGAATTTGTtttatatgagtttgaactcgATTCGAAGTCCGAAAATTATAAAACCTTTGTTGAATTCGATTCGAATTAAAGCTCGAGTTCGAGTTCGGGTCGAAAGATTTGAATATGTTCAAAAACTATTTCTCAAAATAGGTACTCGAAAAGctcaatatttatttatgtaatatataattacataatattaataaaatactaaagcTCGCGGGtatcaaaaaaaataatttgagcTCGATTTCGACTCGAAAAAAGTTCGAACATATTCGAGTTCGAAtcgaatcaaatatttttcgagcTAACTCGAAATGCTCGTGAACCGGCTCAGTTCGTTTACACTTCTAATCATACATAAGAGTGCAAAATCGAGCAGatgataattaattattttaattttaatgtcAAACACAAATTCATTCTACatatttcaattttcaaattcaaactTAGTCATAAACAAAAATGAAAATCGAATCTattcattttaattaactcttaCTTAACATGAGcagaaatatttaattatataaaaaattatatgttataaaaaaatattttcatgcacTGCCTAAGGAAATCCTTATCTTTTTATGTATGTCAAACAAACAAATTTATAgagagaattattttggtacaACTATTAAGaaattgatacatgaaagattGTAAATAatttaagagtgagtctcatgtgagaccgtctcacgggtcataatctgtgagacgggtcaaccctacccatattcacaataaaaaataatactcttagcataaaaagtaatactttttttatgggtgacccaaataagatatccgtctcacaaatttgactcgtgagaccgtctcacataagtttttgccataattTAATTGGTGTATGATCTATGATAAATGAtccaattaaaaaaataataattttactcttaaataaaatttctttcAAGTACAATTATTGTTATTAAATCCAACTAAATACACATTATTTTTCAAtgtcattttatttattaaagtgTAAAGTAATTTTTTCGCTCcaatattttggttatcatTTACCATTTTCAAGTATCGATTTAACGAGTTTATACAATCTGCCCGCTACTAACGATTAATACAGTTACTTCAAATTtagtaaaattttctttttaattcttGCAAGAGGCTTTAAGTTCACATAGCGCTTGCCgaattaaaatcatacgagtgaCACAGAAATGAAACTTTAACCGCTCAGCAATCTTGTAATGAATTTCCACCTCACTTGGTTGAAGAAACAAGGACCGAAAATTTACCAAAACCAAAAAACTAGACACCAAATATTAAGTCCATAATTTTTGACACCATTGATTTGGCAGGAGTGGCTATGGTGCCAGCAGATTGTCGAGCACTGGGATTGCCATTCTGGAGATAGTGTGGATAAGGGGAGACTTTGAAGCCATTTGATTCTGAAATCGTATTTGAAGGTGTATGTGTACATGTCATGAACCCTTGATTTTTAAGCCTCTCGTTCAGTACATGACGTTGCATTGGATCAACAGGCTTCACTCCTATGATAAGAACTCCATTTATTTCTGAGCCGTTTCTTCTGAGCGCCTTCTGAGCATCGGAATGATTCTGCGTAAATATTTGCAATGCATATTAGATATAACATTCACTGGCAGTTGAACTGAATATACGCTACTTTCTCAAGTACGAATAAAAGCAGTAAAGCGAATCTCGACATTTTAACTCAGAAGGCAAAAAGCTTATGATAATCAACTCGAACAACTGCCTAACGCTTTGCCCGTCTTACTCATTGTAACAGTATTATTTACACTCATCCATAGCATATAATCTAGGAAAAAAGGAGAGTGCACCACTGCTTAGTGCGCTAGAATAACATACAAAAATACTGTACTTGAGTGAAGTGTACtggcttttaaaataaatcaaaatctaCTTTGAGTAGATAACTATTATgcattgcacgatgtcaaaaTGTAGAACACAACTCAGATACTTCAACCTCAAAACAATAGAAGTAACCCTTGTTTTTACAAGAATAACAAGATATTTCTCATGCAAGGTTCTAAAATTCGTTAGGCGCTAGTCGGGCGCCAGACCAACGCCTAGCGCCTAAGCGTGGACTAGGCGCCGCTAATCAGATTCTACGGTATCAACATAATAAATCACGTACTAGAACTTCAACACAAtaacattaaatttaaaatgcgTTCAAAATAGTCCCTACATAATCTATTGTGTCATCTCAATAAAATGAGAAAAAATTCAGATGGATTGCTTGTTATTGTTACTCTCCAAATCTGTTTGATTCCAAGAAGCAAAATAAAGAGAAAGAATTATGCATTAAGAGCCGTAATATATTAAGAGCCATATATTAGTACTGCATAATTAGTATCCACCAACATCCACATATATCTTAAGAGCCATAACATATTATGCATAATtagtatttaacccgtgcgatgcacggaTGAATGAAACGAGGAGATTAAGATAACGATAAAACCAGAGGAAATTGCTTAATAAAATGGTACCAGAATCAGTGATGAAAATTCTTCAAATCTGTTTCATGTACTTGAGATAGCAAAGGCAGATATATCAAGAAATGCAAGAAACCGAAAGAAAAAAGAGGTAGAAGAAAGACATCGCTGCTGCTCCACAAGACGGGAGATGTAAATATTTCCCATCAGGCTTGCTTCTCGATTTCTTTGGTGCTGCGTTAGATTTAGGGCAACCTCTTTTCAGCTTTTAATTgggctttaaaatattaaaaccccaaacaattttttttcaaaacaaaTCAGGCCTGTTTAAGGGTGTCCAGCCAGCCTATGCCAGCCCAGGAGCGCCCAGGCCCGTCCAGGAGCGCCTAGGCCCACCCGGGAGCACCCAGGCGCCTAGGCTGGCCGCCTAGCACCTTATCGGTGCGGTAGGTCGCCGCCTAGCACCCAGGCGGGCGCCTAGGACGCATTTTAGAACATTGTTCTCATGAAAGGTTTCAAGTTTGTGAATCAAATAAAAGCCTTCTCACAAAAAGAATAGACCACTCAGATTTAAATTAAAGCTCAAAGTTATGTCAAACGGAATGCTAATACAACAGCAAATTCACCTAGACCATGTCGATAAGAGGATACATTTTCAGATGTGCATAACCAAGCTAAGCAGCCTTCATTCACATCAAGCCAGGGAATGACAAGAGTAGAAAGAAGGATAATTCATTCAAACAGAAAAGTGAAGCACACAGACACTCCAAAGAGCTAATGATCTGAAACTAATAACAGAATGTAAGTGTCTGCTGCAACTTTTCTACAAACAGTTCAACACAATCACATGTCTTCCCCAATAGTTACCTAAAATGTGAAACTAACTGTGCCAAtgaatttaaaaacatgatggACAACAGACAACCTGCTCATCTAACAACAAAAAATGACTAGTTTAGCTTCTAAAAACAGTCTCGAGGAAAATGTATAAAGTATAACACAGCTAGAAAACATGTTGCATTAGTAATAGTAGGAAAATAACCTGATACAAAATGTGCATCCAATTAGCTTCTCTCGGCCCAGGAATGTGCTTCAGAATCACGCCACACTTTTCGAACTCCCGAAGAACAATATTGGTATCAGCTGGTAAAAATCTGGAAAACAAATTTTCGAACTTGATCACAACTTTAAACACTAAAAGGCAATGacagaaaaatgatattttcaaaTCTAGAATTGTTTAAACATCAACCTCAGTCTCCTTGTATACAATGGGGTGGACAAATCCATGTCATGCTAATTCATGTCAATTAATACTCtttaaaaatttgaaaagatCAACAACGTACATATATTActtaaaaattgaaatttaattaaCACAAAGTCATAACAAAGAGGTTGAAGCTACTTTGCAAGATATAAATAATTATAGTGACACAATTGATATTAGTGGAAGTTCAAAACAAGGGGCCAAAAGGTTCCATTTACCAGAATAACAAGATCACATAAAAGCAGAATTTGATCAATTAAGTTGAGCTTGATCCCAGGGAAGACAGACAAGGTACATATTGAATAACAAAAATCTCAACAAAATTTAACATACAGCATCTCGAACAACAAATATCAGCATATTATAAAATCAAAGTCCATTGTTTACCAATTGATATACAGTGCATTCAAGGTGCTAAAGCATTTTAATAATAAGTCGGCATCATTAGTAGCTATTATCAGATACACTTGCATGATAACCAAAAGATTATAATAAACTCCTAAGAACCTGATACATATAATGTAAATGCCACTCAAACATAAAAAAAGGACCAAAATCATACCCATAGACAGTAACCCAAACTTCCTCGTTCAAATTCCCCACAGGTACCAAACTTTTATTCAGCTCGGGTCTTGCAACCTCCTTAGGCGGTGGCAGCACTAACAAGGCACCAGGCTGAACCAGACCTTCAACAGGAGAACCCTTTCCTTTGTCCTCTTGCTCTCCGACACCAACACTCTTCGGAGGTGACCACCAACTAGAATTCATCACAGGACTCTGCTGACTCTGCTGCAGTGGCTGCTTGCTGGTTCCAGCATACGAAGTGCTTACCTCAGACTTGTTCTTCGGAGTTGAAAATTCCCTGCTCATACGCTGCCCGGGTGTTCTAGGATATGATTTTAATTCCGGGGACACTGCATATTCCAGAATCCCTGATTCAGGAGAAAAGTCAGACCGGTCCTCGAGAGTAAAAACTGGTGGAGGAGGAAGATCAGAGTTGGCAAAATTTTCACGCCACAAGGCAGAAACTGTAGCTGCATGGCCGGGAGTACTGAATT
It encodes:
- the LOC140841136 gene encoding nuclear pore complex protein NUP35-like, with product MSTSARRNPRSGRQSLFFQDLASPVSSRRSGGKFSTPGHAATVSALWRENFANSDLPPPPVFTLEDRSDFSPESGILEYAVSPELKSYPRTPGQRMSREFSTPKNKSEVSTSYAGTSKQPLQQSQQSPVMNSSWWSPPKSVGVGEQEDKGKGSPVEGLVQPGALLVLPPPKEVARPELNKSLVPVGNLNEEVWVTVYGFLPADTNIVLREFEKCGVILKHIPGPREANWMHILYQNHSDAQKALRRNGSEINGVLIIGVKPVDPMQRHVLNERLKNQGFMTCTHTPSNTISESNGFKVSPYPHYLQNGNPSARQSAGTIATPAKSMVSKIMDLIFGV